A genomic window from Streptomyces sp. MST-110588 includes:
- the hisG gene encoding ATP phosphoribosyltransferase, which produces MLRIAVPNKGSLSEPASAMLHEAGYRQRKDRRELVLVDADNEVEFFFLRPRDIAVYVGSGRLDIGITGRDLLLDSGSQAEEIMQLGFAGSTFRYATRPGTAKDVTEFGGMTVATSFSGLVTRHLAEHGVDASVVHLDGAVETAIQLGVAEIIADVVETGTTLRNAGLEIIGEPILKSEAVVIRRTGAPDDDPKVRQFLRRMQGVLVARRYVMMDYDIRVEHVEKAVALTPGLESPTVSPLHHEGWVAVRSMVPSKDAQRIMDELYELGARAILTTGIHACRL; this is translated from the coding sequence ATGCTGCGCATCGCCGTCCCGAACAAGGGTTCACTGTCCGAGCCTGCGTCGGCGATGCTCCATGAGGCCGGCTACCGACAGCGCAAGGACCGCAGGGAACTGGTCCTGGTCGACGCGGACAACGAGGTCGAGTTCTTCTTCCTGCGCCCGCGCGACATCGCGGTCTACGTCGGCTCCGGCAGGCTGGACATCGGCATCACCGGCCGCGACCTGCTGCTGGACTCCGGCTCGCAGGCCGAGGAGATCATGCAGCTCGGCTTCGCCGGCTCCACCTTCCGCTACGCCACCCGCCCGGGCACGGCCAAGGACGTCACCGAGTTCGGCGGCATGACCGTGGCCACCTCCTTCTCCGGGCTGGTCACCCGGCACCTCGCCGAGCACGGCGTGGACGCCTCGGTCGTCCACCTCGACGGGGCCGTGGAGACCGCCATCCAGCTCGGCGTCGCCGAGATCATCGCGGATGTCGTGGAGACCGGTACGACGCTGCGCAACGCGGGCCTGGAGATCATCGGCGAGCCGATCCTGAAGTCGGAGGCGGTGGTCATCCGCCGCACCGGCGCACCGGACGACGACCCGAAGGTGCGCCAGTTCCTGCGCCGTATGCAGGGCGTCCTGGTGGCCCGCCGCTACGTGATGATGGACTACGACATCCGCGTGGAGCACGTCGAGAAGGCCGTCGCGCTCACCCCGGGCCTGGAGTCCCCGACCGTCTCCCCGCTGCACCACGAGGGCTGGGTCGCGGTCCGCTCCATGGTCCCCTCCAAGGACGCCCAGCGCATCATGGACGAACTGTACGAACTCGGTGCCCGCGCGATCCTGACCACCGGCATCCACGCCTGCCGCCTCTGA
- a CDS encoding hemolysin family protein, translated as MTVSLLLLAAAFVLILANGFFVAAEFGLVTVEKPEAERAAAEGDRRAGSVVSALRELSFQLSGTQLGITITSLVVGMLAEPALAHVLAGPLTATGLPAGAVPGVAVVIGMLAASAVQMVVGELVPKNWAVSRPLQVARFVAAPQNAFSRFFRPVITLLNTVANRLVRALGVEPTDELASARTPGELVSLARHSARAGAIEQDTADLFVRTLSLGGLTAQHVMTPRVRVSALQATATAEDVVNLTRATGLSRFPVYHSRIDEVVGMVHLKDALAVPAHERLRTAVARIAVAPLLVPETLPVQPLLERLRDEQPIAVVVDEYGGTAGVVTLEDIVEELVGEVRDEHDRVDLPELGPAPPEDGRPAWDADGGCRVDVLRRIGLEAPDGPYETVAGLMAHILGRIPAPGDTAELDGWRLRVRLVSHHRAERIRILRMAGAPGASAVGPQHDAAPVAGVPVVAGTEGTR; from the coding sequence ATGACAGTCAGCCTGCTGCTGCTCGCGGCGGCATTCGTCCTGATCCTGGCCAACGGTTTCTTCGTGGCCGCGGAATTCGGACTGGTGACGGTGGAGAAGCCCGAGGCCGAGCGGGCCGCGGCCGAGGGCGACCGGCGCGCCGGTTCCGTCGTCTCCGCCCTGCGCGAGCTCTCCTTCCAGCTCTCCGGCACCCAGCTCGGCATCACCATCACCTCCCTGGTGGTCGGCATGCTCGCCGAGCCCGCGCTGGCCCATGTGCTGGCCGGGCCGCTGACGGCCACCGGCCTGCCCGCCGGCGCCGTACCCGGTGTCGCCGTCGTCATCGGCATGCTGGCGGCCTCCGCCGTCCAGATGGTCGTCGGCGAGCTGGTGCCCAAGAACTGGGCGGTCTCCAGACCGCTCCAGGTGGCGCGCTTCGTCGCCGCCCCGCAAAACGCCTTCTCCCGCTTCTTCCGGCCGGTCATCACGCTGCTGAACACCGTCGCCAACCGTCTCGTACGGGCGCTGGGCGTGGAACCGACCGACGAGCTGGCCTCGGCCCGTACGCCCGGGGAGCTGGTCTCCCTCGCCCGGCACTCCGCCCGGGCCGGCGCCATCGAACAGGACACCGCCGACCTGTTCGTACGGACCCTCTCCCTCGGCGGACTGACCGCGCAGCACGTGATGACCCCGCGGGTACGGGTCAGCGCCCTCCAGGCCACGGCCACCGCCGAGGACGTCGTCAACCTCACCCGGGCCACCGGCCTGTCCCGCTTCCCCGTCTACCACTCACGGATCGACGAGGTCGTGGGCATGGTCCACCTCAAGGACGCGCTGGCCGTACCGGCACACGAGCGGCTGCGCACCGCCGTCGCGCGGATCGCCGTCGCACCGCTGCTGGTCCCCGAGACGCTGCCCGTACAGCCGCTGCTGGAGCGGCTGCGCGACGAGCAGCCGATCGCGGTCGTGGTGGACGAGTACGGCGGCACGGCCGGCGTGGTCACCCTGGAGGACATCGTCGAGGAACTGGTCGGCGAGGTCCGCGACGAACACGACCGCGTGGACCTGCCGGAACTGGGCCCGGCCCCGCCCGAGGACGGCCGCCCGGCCTGGGACGCCGACGGCGGCTGCCGGGTGGACGTGCTGCGGCGGATCGGCCTGGAGGCGCCGGACGGCCCGTACGAGACGGTGGCGGGCCTGATGGCCCACATACTCGGGCGCATCCCCGCGCCCGGAGACACCGCCGAGCTCGACGGCTGGCGACTGCGGGTCCGGCTGGTCTCCCACCACCGCGCGGAGCGGATACGGATCCTGCGGATGGCGGGCGCGCCGGGCGCGAGCGCGGTGGGCCCGCAGCACGACGCGGCCCCCGTCGCCGGGGTGCCGGTCGTGGCCGGGACGGAGGGGACCCGATGA
- a CDS encoding phosphoribosyl-ATP diphosphatase gives MSKKTFEELFAELQQKAATGDPATSRTAELVASGVHAIGKKVVEEAAEVWMAAEYESDAATAEEISQLLYHLQVMMVAKGISLDDVYAHL, from the coding sequence ATGTCCAAGAAGACGTTCGAGGAGCTCTTCGCCGAGCTCCAGCAGAAGGCCGCCACCGGCGACCCCGCCACCTCCCGTACCGCAGAGCTGGTTGCCTCCGGCGTCCATGCGATCGGCAAGAAGGTCGTCGAGGAGGCCGCCGAGGTCTGGATGGCCGCGGAGTACGAGTCCGACGCGGCCACCGCCGAGGAGATCTCCCAGCTCCTGTACCACCTTCAGGTGATGATGGTCGCCAAGGGGATCTCCCTGGACGACGTCTACGCCCATCTGTAG
- a CDS encoding PH domain-containing protein gives MSAPEPLPEPPELPGLPVTFRPTRTRAVLYGVGLAQLAAMTAVALLLPGLGGGERLSFVLTGLLVLAVLLLLARPKVVARPDGVTVVNLTTKRELAWAQVLRVNLRVGDAWVHLDLADGTSLPAMGIQPGIARSHALRDARALRALVEAHGTGADR, from the coding sequence GTGTCCGCTCCCGAGCCCCTGCCCGAGCCGCCCGAGCTGCCCGGCCTGCCGGTGACCTTCCGGCCGACCCGCACCCGGGCCGTCCTGTACGGCGTCGGCCTCGCCCAGCTCGCCGCCATGACCGCGGTGGCGCTGCTGCTGCCGGGCCTGGGCGGGGGCGAGCGCCTGAGCTTCGTCCTCACCGGCCTGCTCGTGCTCGCCGTCCTGCTGCTGCTCGCCCGCCCCAAGGTGGTCGCCCGGCCGGACGGCGTCACGGTCGTCAACCTGACCACCAAGCGGGAGCTGGCCTGGGCGCAGGTGCTGCGGGTCAATCTGCGGGTCGGTGACGCCTGGGTCCACCTCGACCTCGCCGACGGCACCAGCCTGCCCGCCATGGGCATCCAGCCCGGTATCGCCAGGAGCCACGCCCTGCGGGACGCCCGCGCGCTGCGCGCGCTCGTCGAGGCGCACGGCACCGGTGCGGACCGATGA
- the ribH gene encoding 6,7-dimethyl-8-ribityllumazine synthase, translating to MSGKGAPELSVKNCGDLRVAVVAAQWHEKIMDGLVDGALRALSELGIDEPTLLRVPGSFELPVVAKVLAGRGYDAIVALGVVIRGGTPHFEYVCQGVTQGLTQVSVDTGVPIGFGVLTCDDEEQAIDRAGLVGSREDKGHEAVTAAVSTAATLRSVSEPWR from the coding sequence GTGAGCGGCAAGGGCGCACCCGAACTGTCCGTGAAGAACTGTGGCGACCTGCGCGTGGCGGTCGTCGCGGCCCAGTGGCACGAGAAGATCATGGACGGCCTGGTCGACGGCGCCCTGCGCGCCCTGTCCGAGCTGGGCATCGACGAGCCGACGCTGCTGCGCGTGCCCGGCAGCTTCGAGCTGCCGGTCGTCGCCAAGGTCCTGGCCGGCCGCGGCTACGACGCCATCGTGGCCCTCGGCGTCGTCATCCGCGGCGGCACCCCGCACTTCGAATACGTCTGCCAGGGCGTCACCCAGGGCCTGACCCAGGTCTCGGTGGACACCGGTGTGCCGATCGGCTTCGGGGTGCTGACCTGCGACGACGAGGAGCAGGCGATCGACCGCGCCGGGCTCGTGGGCTCCAGGGAGGACAAGGGGCACGAAGCGGTCACCGCGGCCGTGTCCACCGCCGCGACCCTGCGCTCGGTCTCCGAGCCCTGGCGGTGA
- a CDS encoding bifunctional 3,4-dihydroxy-2-butanone-4-phosphate synthase/GTP cyclohydrolase II, with product MTALPNWYDTPVPEDFGGHAALALDPVERAVADIAAGRPVVVVDDESRENEGDLVVAAEMATPEILAFMMSECRGLICAPMEGAELDRLDLPQMVEHNTESMRTAFTVSVDASAAHGISTGISAADRATTLRLLASGSAEAGDFVRPGHIFPLRARPGGVLVRAGHTEAGVDLAKLAGLRPAAAIVEIAGEDGTMLRLPELVPFARKHGLSIISIEDLIAYRRSAEPTVRREAETRLPTAYGEFTAYGYRSTVDGVEHIALVAGDLGDGRDVLVRVHSECLTGDIFHSLRCDCGPQLEASLKRISEAGRGVVIYLRGHEGRGIGLLSKLRAYELQERGRDTLDANLELGLPADARDYGAGAQVLADLGVRSLRLMTNNPEKIAALTRYGLDVLGREPMPVQAGEHNLRYLRTKRDRMGHDLPWLDADRASACGNQ from the coding sequence ATGACCGCACTGCCGAACTGGTACGACACCCCCGTCCCCGAAGACTTCGGCGGGCACGCGGCCCTGGCCCTGGATCCCGTCGAGCGGGCCGTCGCCGACATCGCCGCCGGCCGCCCCGTCGTGGTCGTCGACGACGAGAGCCGGGAGAACGAGGGCGACCTCGTCGTCGCCGCCGAGATGGCCACTCCCGAGATCCTCGCCTTCATGATGAGCGAGTGCCGCGGCCTGATCTGCGCCCCCATGGAAGGCGCCGAACTCGACCGCCTGGACCTGCCGCAGATGGTCGAGCACAACACCGAGTCGATGCGGACCGCCTTCACCGTCTCCGTCGACGCGAGCGCCGCGCACGGCATCTCCACGGGCATCTCCGCCGCCGACCGCGCCACCACCTTGCGGCTGCTGGCCTCCGGCAGCGCCGAAGCCGGCGACTTCGTCCGCCCGGGACACATCTTCCCGCTGCGTGCCCGCCCCGGCGGCGTACTGGTCCGGGCCGGCCACACCGAGGCGGGTGTGGACCTCGCCAAGCTCGCCGGTCTGCGGCCCGCCGCCGCCATCGTCGAGATCGCCGGTGAGGACGGCACGATGCTGCGGCTGCCCGAGCTGGTCCCCTTCGCCCGTAAGCACGGCCTGTCGATCATCTCCATCGAGGACCTGATCGCCTACCGCCGGAGCGCCGAGCCCACGGTACGGCGGGAGGCCGAGACCCGGCTGCCCACCGCGTACGGCGAGTTCACCGCGTACGGATACCGCTCCACCGTCGACGGCGTGGAGCACATCGCCCTGGTCGCGGGCGACCTCGGGGACGGCCGGGACGTCCTGGTCCGGGTCCACTCCGAGTGCCTGACCGGTGACATCTTCCACTCGCTGCGCTGCGACTGCGGCCCCCAGTTGGAGGCGTCGCTCAAGCGGATCAGCGAGGCCGGCCGCGGCGTGGTCATCTATCTGCGCGGCCACGAAGGGCGCGGCATCGGCCTGCTGTCCAAGCTGCGCGCGTACGAGCTCCAGGAGCGCGGCCGGGACACCCTGGACGCCAACCTCGAACTCGGGCTGCCCGCCGACGCCCGGGACTACGGCGCCGGCGCGCAGGTCCTGGCCGACCTCGGCGTGCGCTCGCTGCGCCTGATGACCAACAACCCCGAGAAGATCGCCGCGCTGACCCGGTACGGGCTCGACGTCCTGGGCCGCGAACCGATGCCCGTACAGGCGGGCGAGCACAACCTGCGGTATCTGCGCACCAAGCGGGACCGCATGGGGCACGACCTGCCCTGGCTGGACGCGGACCGCGCCTCGGCCTGCGGCAACCAGTAG